The DNA window AAAACACTAATTGCTGCTGTAGATTGTACAGGGCACGGTGTTCCCGGAGCTTTTATGAGTATTATTGGATACAATGGATTAAACAGGGTGGTTAGAGAATATCGCTTAAACAGGCCGAGCGAAGTACTCGATAGACTCAATGAAATTATCACTACCACTTTAAATCAACAAGGAGCTCAGCGAGAAGAAATTAAAGACGGTATGGACATGTCCTTATGCTCTCTCGATAGAAAAAATTTAAAATTGGAATATGCAGGTGCGCATAATTCACTGTATGTCATAAGAAAGGGAGAAGAAAAACTAATTGTCGATGGCGAAGCGCAAGCTTCAATCATGAATGACAAAGGCCATAATCTGTTTGAAATTAAAGCCGACAAACAGCCAATAGGTGCTTTTGAAAATAGAAAGAATTTCACCAATCACGAAATTCAACTTTTGAAAGATGACATGATCGTATTATTTACCGATGGGTATGCCGATCAGTTTGGTGGGCCAAAAGGTAAAAAGTTTTTCTACAAACCTTTTAAAAGATTACTTTTGAGCATAGCGGATGAGGATGTAATAAAGCAACATGAAATCATTGAAAATACATTTAATGATTGGATTTCTTATCCTGATTCCAATGGAGACGCGCACGAGCAGGTGGATGATATTTGTGTAATTGGGGTAAGAGTTTGAGATAAATCAATTTTGAATAAAATATATTAATAGATGCCAAAAACTTTAATACTTGTAGGTATGGGACCCGGGAATGGTGCCGCCCTGGCTAGAAAATTTGGTAAGGAAGGTTATAAGATATATATGATCGGCCGAACGGAAGAAAAGCTGGCAAATTTTAAAAAAGAACTTGAAGCTGAAAAAATTAAAGCCGATTATAAAGTAGCCAATGCAGCTGATGAAGAACATTTTCGCCTGGCTTTTAAGCACATATTTTTAGAGCATGAAAGTCCGGAAGTATTAATTTATAATGCAAGCGTACTCAAACCAAGGATACCTTCTCGCTTAATTCCCGATCATGTAGTAAGAGATTTTCGCACCAATGTTGTCGGAGCAATAATTGCGGCGCAGGAGGTCTTGCCTTCTA is part of the Hyphobacterium sp. CCMP332 genome and encodes:
- a CDS encoding SDR family NAD(P)-dependent oxidoreductase, which produces MPKTLILVGMGPGNGAALARKFGKEGYKIYMIGRTEEKLANFKKELEAEKIKADYKVANAADEEHFRLAFKHIFLEHESPEVLIYNASVLKPRIPSRLIPDHVVRDFRTNVVGAIIAAQEVLPSMKKKKKGTILFTGGGLSINPHFEYSSLAIGKAALRNFTFSLEQEYKDYGIHVATITINGMVKKGTKFDPEKIAEEFWKLHNQKEKDWETEIIFE